Genomic segment of Gasterosteus aculeatus chromosome 4, fGasAcu3.hap1.1, whole genome shotgun sequence:
CACACACCTCATCAGGGACATGCGTGTCTTTTTACACTTTTGGGTGAGGGTTCGAGGCGTTGCATCACAAAATGATCGGGCTGCTGAAAGTGAAACAACTagtagaagtaaaaaaacaaaaagttactGTGTTTTGTATAGCACAAATCAGTAACAAATGTTGTACGAATTACCATAATTGTTTTGCACGCTTGTGCATCCCACTAGGTAAAAGCGTTGAGCATGtcagaaaagagagaaggaatgaatggtttctcctccacctctgaccACGTGGGGATCCCCCACAACCATCCCAGAGAGCGCAGGAGCCAAACCGCTGCTTGTTGCCCCGGGCGAAATAGGGTCCAACCCTTTGATAAGGCGGGGGAATTTCTATCCATGGAATAAGTCGCTCCGCGGGGGCATCCCTGCTGTTTCCATGCCCAACAGGGAAACCCTCGCCCACGCCTCCATGTGGAGATACCGGTCTACTCAGTTAGCTAAAGACcaagaaaacatattttaactCACAGTGCCGCTCGAAGGCAAACAGCAACTTTTAAggtggaatatatatataagtttttttttgttacctaATTAAGTAATTAGAATCAAACAGAACGTCAACCTGGCCACTTTGACCTTTTACGTCCGTTTTTATTGGCTCTCATAAATGACAACAGATTGCAAGGGCTGCAAAAATTATTTCCAAATTTTAAATGCATGATGGAACATTGAATATTGTATCTTACTTGGATGAAACTAGTGGAGCGTCATTCCGGAAGCTTTCAACGAGCTGAAGGCCGGGTGGATCCGTTCAATGGTGGTTCAGTGTACGTAGCGGATCAAATACGCCTCATTAAAAATGGTTTTGGCTCTTCCACTGACTGAGTCAGCTACGTCGTATGAATGACAGTGAATGAATACAAAAGGAAATAAGTCTCAGTAGTGATGTCAGGGAAGCTGCTGGAGGTTTGGTGACCACAGGCCACGTCAGAACCAACTTCTGATCAAAAATGCATCCCAACTTTCATTATATTTGTTCTGTTTCCTACAAGCTTGTGTGATTTGAAGAGGAGGGGTCattgttctttgttttagtCAAAGGGGTTTTACAtttgacatcccccccccccttttttttaactaactCTCACTTCAGcactttctcccttttttcagaGTAAAAGAATTTTTAAAATTATACCTCAGAATATTGGGTGTGAcctatttaagcaataaggtacgagaggatGTAAAATAATGTGTTGTTAAGCCAGACGCGCAGCCTAACTTTTATAATACAGTCACCAAAGAAATCATAAATGGTAAGTAAATCGCTGCCTCTCCACACAAAATAGTATTTGCCACCAAACGTTCAGTAGCATAGAGAAAAAtcgtctccttgcaagatctcgcaccatctcattcattcacaacgctcatgacgtccaccttaattgtccggttgcaaaagctcgcattgccccaaACCGATCGTTGGATGTGGGATTTCCATgtcagtgatacggaacgctcgggtcaatgtgaacagcaactgtacattatcgctgaatAATGCATCCTCCATGacccactctcaaccaatcagaacgctggatttcatcaacctgttttaatttgatttatatctatatatgttgATATCCAGATATGTCTGTCTATGTAGACCCATATACTCACCAGTCGCTTTATTAGGTACACCTTACTAGTTAAAGGGTTGGACCCTATTTTGCCTTCATATTCCatacattatgtatatatatatatatatatatacatatataatctTTTTTACTTCAGCACAGCCTCGTGGGATGAATGCCCGTTTAGATGCATAACTGCCCTCTCGAGAGCTTGCAGGGTGCATCTTCTCTCAGCTTGAAGTACGGTTGCATAATCAAGCAAACAAAAGCATGGCACTTCCTCACCGACTCAACATGTTGGAGCATGCTAAAAAAAAGTTGTCTAAAATGATGGCTCAAACCACAAAGGATATATAGAACTTTTAATTGTATATAAAAAGTTAAATTTATAAACCAAAAACCCAATTTAGCAGCTGAGTAAGTACTTTGACAAGACCATTTGTTTTGTAACATTTTTGAATTGTGATTTTAGTACTTTTAAGTCAAGGATaaacaaagcaaagagaagCTCCTGCACAAACCCGGCCTGACCGTCCACTCAACGTGTCAAAACAGtggttctttgtgtgtgttggttagaTAGTGTGGAGTGAGCCCATATCCTcccaagaaaaacaacatgcattATCATTGCTGTTACTAAAGCATCATGtcctgacggggggggggggtcgacctgAAGCACATGGCTGCCTTGTTTTGGCAGCGCTGTTTGCTGGGTTCAGTTCAGTACACACATTACTCATAATGTTGTGGGCACCGTGGAAAGCCCAGAGCCCCACGTAGCACAAACACCAGCggggaaaaagagaagagactttggtttggccggtacgcagtgtgtttttctcagattcactttttttttaacccaatcAGATTAAAAACCAAGccagttttttttgtgaattcatATATCATACTTCATGCCTGCAGGGTGTTTTGCTTGAACTCTGATTCTACGTTCAAACTGATTCTTTtatcataaaacatttaatcagAGCAGCATAACATCAGCAAGATATATGTACATCTATTTAAATAGATACTACTAATAACTAATATTGTCATCATTGCtgattttaaatattcatgtcGAGAACCCCTCCTGCCAAGAATATCCTGTAACTACAATACATCCAAAACAGCGCTGCCAGGATCCCAGGAGTCCGGAAATATGAACTCCCATCCTACACTcgctgcactggctccctgtctcATTCCGGATTGACTACAAAATTGTACTACTCATAAATGGACATGCACCTCCCtatctccttgcaggtcttccaaaaaaaaactgtcaggcagctccagcttgttcagaacgctgctgctagagttctaacaaagaccaaaaaatgtgagcacattacaccaattcttaaatccttccattggctcccagtaagtcagagaattaatttcaaaatcctactgctcacatataaatcactacatggtttagggccaaagtatatcactgatatgcttccactacataagccttcaagatcactaagatcttctgacaccaatctgttagtgattcccagagtaaatacaaatcatgggaaagcatcatttagttactacgcaacaaaccgctggaataaacttcctgaagatttaagacttctgaccacgtttaaaacaagactgaaaacttttatgttcagcttcgccttctgctaaatttgacctacattgcacttttaacctctggttttaattaaacaatttaaataagattttaatttataattttatttgctgtttttaattgtcttttaattcctgcattttatttcactttattgtataaaatgttataatgtgaagcactttgagtctgccttgtgtatgaaaagtgctatacaaataaaattgccttgccttgcttACCTGCAAGAACTACTCACTCcccaaacccccctcccccccccccttttactttattttgaactATTTTACCATCTGTCGCACTCTTGGTTGTGATGATGAAGAGTGCgttataaatcaaatgtatttttattattactgaCTACTACTAACAGGACAAAATGTAATTGACATATATGTGTATTAACTAGCCTATCAATAAAGACCCAAAACCCTTAGATAGATCAACTCAAATTAGAATCCATCAATGCTTGTCTCTCTCAATCAGTGCTAATGGAcgttttttctctattaatgcaTTGCTGCTGTCAGCCATTTGTCCAAAAATGCAAAATTATAACCTTATATATGTAGGAATGAGGTTGCGTCCTGACGTTGCGTCAGGATAAATGAGGGGTACCACAGGGGTCTGTGCTGGGACCTTTTTACATAAACTATATCATCGCTCCCACAGACTCTTTTCACATGAATCTATTTTAATATTCCATTATGGGTTTATACGTATCGTCTGGCTCCTCTGCATTTTCTTACACTCTTTACGCGATGCTGATAAAAACACTCAACAGGCTGCTGTGTTGAGATTTCTCTCACAGGTGTGAAATACATCTCTCTGAAGTGTGTTTGCCCGTGCAGCTGGAATGCCCCTCTTACAACTGGGAAGTCCGCCGCGAGGTGTTTTGTTGTGAGGACACCTGCTCGCGTGTTTGCACCTGTCATTGTGAGAGGTTTCAGAGTTGTTCGGATTGCTTTGTTGTTGCGCATACAGCTGCGTGTGTCAGTGTCTTCTTGCGGTAGTGGTAGACGCCCCCCAGCAGTTAAACACACAACTAGTGCTTGATGGTTTGAGGTGACGTTAAGTGTCCGTACACCCTCTTTAGGTGCGGTTCAGCATCACGCTGCACGAAGCCGTGCAAAGAGGCCCACGAACCCGTTCCacagatccaccagagggaggggaggtccCTCCTCTCAGCGGCAGGAGTAGGGGCTTTGTACGTCTCTCACTTGAGTGTTTGGAAAACCTGATGTTTTAATGGCGTCATATCTATGGCCAATCTCAAGAGGAAATTGGTCCACAAAGCTGGTCTTTCCCACGGGGGCGTGCGCTCCTGTTTCCATGGTGCCGAAAGAACCCAGAAGTACatcaaccttttattttttgaccGGGGGCAATGTTTCTTTAAAATATTGAAACCTAAAATGGGAATGATGGTCATGGGAGCGTAAAAGACCACTCAGAAAATACCGTCTAATAGGAAATTAATAATAAACCAGGCAAACCAAAACTCAGtgtaatctttttattttcaaatggtacaattattttaaaataaaataagtcatACATAATAGAAATGCAATAATATACTTTAGATATTCTTTGAGAACTACAACATAATCAACTTTCACTTTCAGTGAAAACGAGGGGAAGGATCTTAACTGCCAAAGTCCGCTGGGGGGCGGCAGAGGAGCTTCCCCGAGAATACAATCTTCATAGCTTTAGTGAGTCTGACACCAccatcaaaataaataataaataggtTAATTATTAAGGAGACTATAGCACGGTTAGCATCTTTTCAGCCTAGTGTCATTCAAGCCTTGGTCACGTGAagatctccacctcctctcactTCATGCTCAGTCTGGTTATGccctaaaaaaggaaaatatattcTCATAAATCGTTGTTTCATATAGTTAAACCGTTAACACTTTAATGTAGTGCTACAGATCTCCACCCCTATTTATGTTCAAACAGAATGTGTtggataagaaaagaaaaaaaggatttaccTCTTCAATAAAAGACTGGAGTCTTTCGAAGAATACCTGCACCGTGCCCGGATGCGAGTTGTAGGTTTGGCAGTTTGCCTTTAAGGGGAAACGATCAAACACAAAGTTCAATAAACAAACTCATGACCATATGAATGTGTTTCTATGCCACAGAAATACCCAGTAAATGTATGTATAGACTGTTACCTGAATGTCTCCTGAAGGGCAGAGAGCTCTCTCCTGAGAAAAGAATCAGAGCGGGGTCATTAGCTTGTTGCGTAGCCACATGTGGCTTTGTGCAGGGCATGCTTCCCGTTGACTTACAGTTTTGCGCTGCTTGAGGCTCCTGTAAAGTTTGTCTTGCGACGCGTTGAATTGCTTTTCCAGATTTTCCAGGAAGTATTTCAGCGTTGACACACAGCAGCGGTCCTGTTCACACCAAAGAGAGCATCATCCGTGATTAGACGCAGCTTATgtgaaacattgtaaacactTGCACTTGTGATCAAGTTGCAGGGGGAATATACAAAATCTTCCACAAtttctcaaaaaaagaagatgacgGTCTTGTTATGACTGTTGAAATTGCTTTTGTGTTTGATATATTAGTTAAGAAAAGTTATATTGAAGAAAACTGGGTTGTCGTCCAACGATCTATACATTTGTTGGTTTTAAAAATTGTGCTGTTCTACGTGTGTTCATTTGAGGGAAAAATGCTCTCAAAAACATTTCCCAGAAAGCAGTTCTTTCTGGTTTcatgtgatgacatcatcgcaGCAGTTGACTTTCCAGTCCGATACATGCATAAcacttttactttaaaaatgaaacttCACTTTTTCAGAGATAGGTTTCTGTTCCCAAAAGTGCTTTgactgttatttatttagtttccgCGCAGAGATCTCAATGAAGGAGTCGTTAATATGACACATTTCTTCCAGCTGATTGTGCAGCAACGTGTGACTGAACCCAACTAGCTCGGGTCAGATGCTGGTTCTGCACCCCAGCGTTCACCTCAATTGACTTGATGCTTCTTTACTGCTGTTTGAGCTCTAATCCCCTTCTACGGAGGTTCTGTAGTATTAAAATCCAGTGTGATCTTCGCTCCGTTGAGTGGGGATCGTTTTTCCTGAACATTAAGTATGTTGAGCTTTGTTGTGCCCAGCGGTGGCTTCACGTCCCCTCGGGCATCCTTTGCGGTTTGAGCCATAACTTTAGACCAAAAGTTGactcaaatcattttttttttttagcatgccCGAGCACGTTTCGAGTCGGCGAGGAAGTGTCATGCTTTTGTTTGCTTGATTACTCAACCGCAGTTCAAGCTGTGAGAAGTTGCGCCTTGCAGGCTCTCGACTTGACTCACTCAACAGCCGGCGCAGAAAGAGGGCAGTTATGCACCTGAAGTAGCAATGCATTTCCTTTCAGGCAATTAGGCTTTATGTAGTTTGTTTtgtgattatattttaaattaatctGATTGACTGCACAgtattttgcttttaaaaaaaataagtgcaTAATGGTTAGTTTGTGCATTCTCTATAGCACTAGtgaaatataacatttaatAACACAGGCCTAATACGTTATGCAAATATATACAATTACAATGGTGAAAAACCGTTGGtacttttgatgttttccttatcaattacaaaaaaaacgttttatcttttttttataccttTTTGTGTAAATGCGTTGTATGGAAAACATAAGTCAGTCTGAAATAAATTtaattttcaaatgtatttgttcaaGATAAACTGGCACATGATTCGTAAtgagaaacaaaaatgaatgcattaaaataatgatcAATTTGCAAGATGAACttccttgttttattttaaagctgATTGTAGTAAGCTAGTAATtaaattgtatgtatttatatatatgtatatatataatctaaacCCAACACCTTTCTTTTCACACACTGTGTGATCTACTCCCACAATGGCGGGCACATGACTGTTAGCATCTTCAGTAGGTGGGAGAATATCAACGATGACTAAGCAAACCCAAATATTAGGTGTCAGTGACCATGGTGTCAACATTCTAGTAAAAGTTGTCTTACCTTGAAAGACTGCGGCGGAATATTCAGCGTCTTCTCATTGTGCTGTGAGAAGCAAACCGAAAAAAAACTTAGTCACGAGAACATGCAGGAGtatgaaacattttctaaaatgagTGTAGAAGAAGCTACCTGCTGGCTCTCTTTCACACGATGCAGATGTCCCAGGACCTCTTCCAGCTTCCTCCTGAACATGGGGGGCCGAGTGGTGGGCCGAGAGGTCGACGCGCCGACCAAAGAGCCGCACCAGGCTGCGAGGAAGCAGAAAACAACCAGCTTCATATTCACTCTTTCTCAACCGAGGGAAACGAGATCACCGAAGGGAGGCTTTTTCGAGACGAGATTTACTGTAAATGCAGACAGTTGTGCGGCTCACCCGTTTTATACTCATCCCTGAGGACACAGGAAAACCACTTGGAAATCTGCAGAAACTGGCGCGAGTGAGTAATGACACATTCCTTTCCACCGGCAGTCGCCACTACGTGATACGAGAGTGTCGTCAGGCCACGCCTGCGTGGGACCCTATAGGTGCGAACGTAAAGCCGCTCTAGTGCACCCAACAGGAAGACGCCACTTCCCATTTTCATTCTGAATCAGTGGAGCCGCATCGTGTCATAGATGGCACTCGGATAAGATGCGGTATCGACAACCTAAATGTTTTCACGGCATGAAGGCCACCTACACAAACGCACATCAGAGCATGTTTCATCAACAGgaaaccccttttttttttaagcgccGAACCAACAGAGAAGTGAGGAGGTCGTGGGTTATGTCATTGGAGGAAGTCCACTGCTccacaataaatataaatactttgGATTATGACCTAATGCCTTTATGTCGGCCTTTAGGC
This window contains:
- the il-21 gene encoding interleukin-21 isoform X2, giving the protein MKMGSGVFLLGALERLYVRTYRVPRRRGLTTLSYHVVATAGGKECVITHSRQFLQISKWFSCVLRDEYKTAWCGSLVGASTSRPTTRPPMFRRKLEEVLGHLHRVKESQQHNEKTLNIPPQSFKDRCCVSTLKYFLENLEKQFNASQDKLYRSLKQRKTERALCPSGDIQANCQTYNSHPGTVQVFFERLQSFIEEGITRLSMK
- the il-21 gene encoding interleukin-21 precursor, with translation MKLVVFCFLAAWCGSLVGASTSRPTTRPPMFRRKLEEVLGHLHRVKESQQHNEKTLNIPPQSFKDRCCVSTLKYFLENLEKQFNASQDKLYRSLKQRKTERALCPSGDIQANCQTYNSHPGTVQVFFERLQSFIEEGITRLSMK
- the il-21 gene encoding interleukin-21 isoform X1; translation: MKMGSGVFLLGALERLYVRTYRVPRRRGLTTLSYHVVATAGGKECVITHSRQFLQISKWFSCVLRDEYKTAWCGSLVGASTSRPTTRPPMFRRKLEEVLGHLHRVKESQQHNEKTLNIPPQSFKDRCCVSTLKYFLENLEKQFNASQDKLYRSLKQRKTERALCPSGDIQANCQTYNSHPGTVQVFFERLQSFIEEVNPFFLFLSNTFCLNINRGGDL